A single genomic interval of Salinarchaeum sp. IM2453 harbors:
- a CDS encoding OFA family MFS transporter — MSDDNSQSFSYSKRAKSILGFSRWWQLVAAALMMAAVSPYQYVWSSIERPLAESLDIALPALGAVFSLYVVFQSLSQFPAGWIRDRYGPRQLTILAALLAGGGYIGLAYATELWQLYMLYSLGAVGVGIIYTVAVNTAVKWFPDRPGFTTGVGTMAFAAGSVLVVPYVRAYAVPDAYATVLRNVGIVILVAILIGAVVLRDPPQDWIEATDEDDQDLAASLRGKSYTAIEMLKTWQFWLLYAMFIAVASADLLLIANIVGYAEHVGFAAVIATLSATVLPLASGVSRIILGEFYDRFHSRYVMAVSFALAGLFRIILVYTGIAEFQILFILMVVLAMFFSSPLYVYFPSMISEYYGIEYSSGNYAIVYTAKIGGGVFSGVVAGYLVVAVGWSVTFLIGGILAILAALGAMVLRPPAESGLQSEPKR; from the coding sequence ATGAGTGATGACAATTCTCAATCATTTAGTTATTCAAAGAGGGCAAAGTCAATCCTCGGGTTTTCACGATGGTGGCAGTTGGTTGCTGCAGCACTGATGATGGCAGCAGTCAGTCCATATCAATATGTATGGTCGTCCATTGAGAGGCCTCTTGCTGAAAGTCTTGATATTGCATTACCCGCTCTTGGTGCAGTATTCTCATTGTACGTTGTGTTTCAGTCACTCTCACAGTTCCCGGCTGGATGGATCAGAGACCGATATGGCCCACGACAATTGACAATTCTTGCTGCTTTGCTGGCGGGAGGTGGATATATTGGACTAGCATATGCAACTGAGCTATGGCAGTTGTATATGCTATATTCACTGGGAGCAGTCGGTGTAGGTATTATTTATACTGTTGCTGTAAATACTGCTGTCAAATGGTTCCCAGACCGGCCTGGATTTACAACGGGGGTCGGAACGATGGCATTTGCAGCCGGTAGTGTTCTTGTCGTTCCGTATGTGCGTGCTTATGCTGTTCCTGATGCCTATGCAACAGTGCTTCGGAATGTTGGAATTGTGATCCTAGTTGCAATTTTGATCGGGGCTGTCGTTCTCCGAGATCCACCACAAGACTGGATTGAAGCCACCGACGAAGACGATCAAGATCTTGCCGCATCGCTACGTGGTAAGTCATATACTGCCATAGAAATGCTCAAAACTTGGCAATTCTGGCTGTTGTATGCGATGTTTATTGCCGTGGCTAGCGCAGACCTGCTTTTAATCGCAAATATCGTTGGGTATGCAGAACACGTTGGATTTGCAGCGGTCATTGCAACACTGTCAGCGACTGTGTTACCACTCGCCTCGGGTGTGTCACGTATCATACTTGGAGAGTTCTATGATCGGTTTCATTCCCGATACGTCATGGCTGTCTCATTTGCATTGGCTGGACTATTTCGTATTATCCTTGTGTATACCGGAATTGCTGAATTCCAAATATTATTTATCCTCATGGTAGTTCTCGCGATGTTTTTCTCCTCACCACTGTATGTGTACTTCCCGAGTATGATCTCTGAGTACTATGGGATTGAATATAGTTCGGGGAATTATGCAATCGTGTATACAGCTAAAATCGGAGGCGGAGTGTTTTCCGGCGTTGTTGCCGGCTATCTTGTCGTGGCAGTTGGATGGTCAGTGACATTTCTCATCGGCGGCATACTGGCAATACTGGCAGCGCTTGGGGCAATGGTTCTTCGTCCGCCAGCAGAGTCGGGGCTTCAATCAGAGCCCAAACGTTGA
- a CDS encoding PAS domain S-box protein, whose product MSTSSSVQQIPDTNDTCILVFECEYSEAAKSVIDLIDTLSSRTGNPIVYVASHTDGTKASEALRVGASGYFPLDDYADPDNELNEWLQEFLANHSKVGNDYEDNNFVSTIRDISQAIAASNSDFETLINRLLKIGENILDSEASVLSHIDGNQYEFEVLRSSGLPLDAGDVYSLEDTYCKRTVSDKQTTALPDVERDAPDLATLGAYTDLGLVSYLGVPVEVNGDIYGTFCYFDTNPRDEYTAQEIVLVELLGAVAETTIQRRQYEREIKTARDEVEDILARIQDGFFAVDNNWDFTYVNQTAAELLERPAGELVGTNVWDEFPEAIQDAFYDEYHRAMDEQMPVSFEEYFAPLDIWFEVSAYPSPDGLSVYFSNVTERKRYERVLSGLLETSQATQQLTEKSALAERVVDDIQTVLGFDASAVYLQGDSDNLLKKTAGSKNLSDDIEEMMQSVAVSSFSEINQTKVVNTTTDKSKESYAVLAVPLADYGLIIIKSDSETPFTSNDIRVSELLGTTVSSALERIERQHEITRYANILETVEGMVWTVDGSGIFTLVTEPLARLLGYTVDEMIGTSFERYIQDEDILPIREMANEIRQDPTQSSQQYQTVAITADGDEIPLEIELSTFDEHSNDQEIVGIAQNISTLRAKEQQIKQERERFRYLFEHLPDPAVELEYCDNRIQIQTANNAYTDLVQTSEKDMKGEKIESMTNTLIPGDPNTFSPSTIMTQEITETTKSGRKHFLCHQIPYSISGRSRSFRIYTDITGIKRREEQLTVLHRLLRHNLRNELTAITGFAEVMMDQLEEPHREYARRVYNSGSELQELSETAKRIAETITDDPAPMDPINLTSVLSTIISKLENEFPTAVIDINFSEDVYVLADDRLDIVFEELIDNALRYVNTGNPYTEINLNQTNGAVEVEIADNGPGIDPVEWEVVTREREVTQLSHGSGLGLWLVTWLIEDYAGELDYTSTENGSIVTVRLQTTAADSFEKTSY is encoded by the coding sequence ATGTCAACATCATCCTCAGTTCAGCAAATTCCCGATACCAATGATACATGTATTCTGGTCTTTGAATGTGAGTATTCTGAAGCAGCGAAAAGCGTAATTGATCTCATTGATACACTCTCATCACGGACAGGAAATCCTATTGTATATGTAGCCTCCCACACAGACGGAACTAAAGCGAGCGAGGCTCTTCGCGTTGGAGCATCCGGGTACTTTCCGTTAGATGATTATGCGGATCCTGACAACGAGCTGAATGAATGGCTACAAGAATTTCTGGCAAATCACAGCAAAGTCGGTAACGACTACGAGGACAACAACTTTGTATCGACTATACGAGATATCTCACAGGCAATAGCAGCATCCAATTCGGACTTTGAAACCCTCATCAATCGACTACTCAAAATCGGCGAAAACATACTTGATAGTGAAGCCTCGGTTCTTTCTCATATTGATGGGAACCAATATGAGTTCGAGGTACTACGTTCATCTGGGCTTCCACTTGACGCTGGAGATGTCTACTCACTGGAAGATACATACTGTAAACGAACAGTCTCAGACAAGCAAACAACAGCACTACCAGATGTTGAGCGCGATGCTCCAGATCTTGCTACACTTGGGGCATATACTGATCTTGGGCTTGTTAGCTATCTTGGTGTACCAGTCGAAGTAAATGGAGATATCTATGGGACATTCTGTTACTTTGATACTAACCCCCGGGATGAGTATACTGCTCAAGAGATCGTCTTAGTTGAACTACTTGGCGCGGTTGCTGAAACGACAATTCAGAGACGCCAATACGAGCGGGAGATCAAAACGGCACGGGACGAAGTTGAGGATATTCTTGCTCGGATTCAAGATGGGTTCTTCGCTGTAGATAATAACTGGGATTTCACATACGTTAACCAGACGGCAGCGGAGTTATTGGAACGCCCAGCGGGTGAATTAGTCGGGACTAATGTCTGGGATGAGTTCCCAGAGGCAATCCAAGATGCATTCTATGATGAGTATCATCGAGCAATGGACGAACAGATGCCAGTCTCCTTTGAAGAGTACTTCGCTCCGCTTGATATTTGGTTTGAAGTAAGTGCGTATCCGTCTCCTGATGGTTTATCAGTATACTTTAGTAACGTTACTGAACGAAAGCGGTACGAACGAGTACTAAGCGGACTTCTTGAAACAAGCCAAGCTACACAGCAGCTCACGGAAAAATCAGCACTCGCTGAACGGGTCGTTGATGATATACAGACTGTCCTGGGGTTTGATGCAAGTGCAGTATATCTTCAGGGAGACTCAGATAACCTGCTGAAGAAAACAGCTGGTAGCAAAAATCTCTCTGATGACATAGAAGAAATGATGCAGTCAGTTGCTGTATCCTCATTCTCTGAAATTAATCAGACCAAGGTAGTTAATACAACTACAGACAAAAGTAAAGAGTCATATGCAGTCCTTGCTGTTCCACTTGCTGACTACGGACTGATTATTATCAAAAGTGACAGTGAGACTCCATTTACCTCGAATGATATACGGGTCTCAGAGTTACTTGGCACAACAGTCTCATCTGCATTAGAACGAATTGAACGTCAACATGAGATCACTCGCTATGCTAATATACTTGAGACCGTAGAAGGGATGGTTTGGACCGTTGACGGTTCAGGAATATTTACTTTAGTCACAGAGCCTCTTGCTAGGCTACTGGGATATACGGTTGATGAAATGATTGGAACGTCTTTTGAACGGTATATTCAAGACGAAGATATACTGCCCATCCGAGAAATGGCCAACGAAATCCGACAAGATCCTACTCAATCAAGCCAGCAATACCAAACAGTTGCCATTACTGCTGATGGCGATGAAATCCCTCTTGAAATCGAATTATCTACGTTTGATGAGCATAGCAACGATCAAGAAATAGTTGGTATCGCTCAAAATATATCAACACTTCGAGCAAAAGAGCAGCAAATAAAACAGGAGCGTGAGCGTTTTCGATATTTGTTTGAACATCTCCCTGATCCTGCAGTTGAGCTTGAATACTGTGATAATAGAATACAGATCCAGACGGCAAACAATGCATACACTGACCTAGTGCAAACTTCTGAAAAGGATATGAAAGGGGAGAAAATCGAATCAATGACAAATACACTGATCCCAGGAGACCCCAACACTTTCTCCCCGTCTACTATTATGACACAGGAGATTACTGAAACGACAAAGAGCGGCCGAAAACATTTCCTATGTCATCAGATTCCATACTCAATCTCTGGTCGTTCTCGTAGCTTCAGAATTTACACTGACATTACCGGCATTAAGCGTCGCGAAGAGCAATTAACCGTTCTTCACCGTCTTCTTAGGCATAACCTTAGAAATGAATTGACAGCGATCACAGGATTTGCTGAAGTGATGATGGACCAATTGGAGGAACCACATAGAGAGTATGCGCGACGTGTCTATAATTCTGGCTCAGAATTACAAGAGCTCAGTGAGACAGCAAAGCGTATCGCGGAAACAATCACTGACGATCCAGCTCCGATGGATCCGATCAATCTAACGAGCGTTCTATCTACAATAATCAGCAAACTAGAAAATGAGTTCCCAACAGCAGTAATCGATATTAATTTTTCAGAGGATGTTTACGTTCTTGCGGATGATCGACTGGATATTGTGTTCGAAGAACTAATTGATAATGCACTACGATATGTGAACACAGGCAACCCTTACACTGAAATCAACCTGAACCAAACAAACGGTGCTGTAGAAGTCGAAATTGCGGACAATGGCCCAGGGATTGATCCTGTCGAGTGGGAGGTTGTTACCCGAGAGCGGGAGGTTACACAATTAAGCCACGGAAGTGGACTGGGATTATGGCTTGTCACATGGCTTATTGAAGACTATGCTGGGGAATTAGACTACACCTCGACTGAAAATGGCAGTATTGTCACGGTTCGATTACAGACGACTGCAGCTGACTCTTTCGAAAAAACATCATATTGA
- a CDS encoding PAS domain-containing sensor histidine kinase gives MDDPRVVAHSEEQKQVVFDRVSDAVFALDTQWQFTYANPTAIELLRTSAEELCNGTVWQILSEIQGTTIGKTLRRAMNKQQTETVETYCHQHDRWYNMRVYPDSEGLTVFMQDTTDRQKGRSYLQSFKSMVNELEHSVIITDTDGIIEYANTAAVEKTGYSREELQGNTPRILKSGEHKKALYADLWETILSGHKWRGELVNERKTGERYIIDQTITPVTDKSGSPIKFIAVNREISNQKLRKQRLEVLNRILRHNLRNSATVIHGYAEEIKSSIAENESRIAEIIKDEAVRLIEVGEEARQFDELLTETTQNESVNLSSVVCQIKEEFQSQDKAVDIQLNICPNDTVQADKDLLTVILREIFENAVEHNDTATPKVSVKTKRVDQHMTICIQDTGPGIPEEELRPLIDGTETALHHGSGLGLWLIKWGIRQMQGAVSFNNIDSGTKVKLVLPTTG, from the coding sequence ATGGACGACCCAAGAGTAGTTGCTCATTCCGAAGAACAAAAGCAAGTTGTTTTTGACCGGGTTTCAGATGCTGTATTCGCGCTCGATACGCAGTGGCAGTTTACATATGCTAATCCCACAGCTATTGAGTTGCTGCGTACGTCTGCAGAAGAACTTTGTAATGGTACAGTTTGGCAGATATTATCGGAGATCCAAGGCACAACAATTGGGAAAACACTCCGGCGGGCAATGAACAAACAGCAAACGGAAACAGTTGAAACGTACTGCCATCAACACGATCGATGGTACAACATGCGGGTGTATCCAGATTCTGAAGGGCTCACTGTGTTTATGCAAGACACTACGGATCGACAAAAGGGGAGAAGCTACCTGCAGTCGTTTAAATCGATGGTAAACGAGTTGGAACATTCGGTTATCATCACGGATACAGATGGGATAATCGAATACGCAAATACTGCAGCCGTTGAAAAAACAGGTTATAGTAGAGAAGAGTTACAAGGGAATACGCCTCGCATACTAAAGTCAGGAGAGCACAAAAAGGCATTATATGCTGATCTCTGGGAAACAATACTTAGCGGACATAAATGGAGGGGGGAACTCGTCAATGAGCGAAAAACCGGGGAGCGATATATAATTGACCAGACAATTACACCAGTCACCGACAAATCTGGATCGCCAATAAAGTTTATCGCTGTAAATCGAGAGATTTCTAATCAAAAACTTCGTAAACAGCGGCTAGAAGTACTGAATCGGATTCTTCGTCACAACTTACGAAACAGCGCGACAGTTATCCATGGATATGCAGAGGAAATAAAATCTTCCATAGCAGAGAACGAGAGTCGAATAGCTGAGATAATCAAAGATGAAGCGGTAAGGTTAATCGAAGTAGGAGAAGAGGCGAGGCAATTTGATGAACTGTTAACAGAAACAACACAAAACGAGTCTGTGAATCTCAGCTCAGTTGTTTGCCAGATCAAGGAAGAGTTTCAGTCCCAAGACAAAGCAGTTGATATTCAACTAAATATCTGTCCAAATGACACGGTACAAGCTGACAAAGACCTACTTACAGTGATTCTCAGAGAAATATTTGAGAATGCTGTCGAGCATAACGATACGGCGACACCAAAAGTGAGTGTTAAAACCAAGAGAGTCGATCAGCATATGACAATCTGTATACAAGACACCGGTCCGGGCATACCAGAAGAAGAGTTAAGACCACTTATTGATGGCACAGAAACGGCGTTACACCATGGAAGTGGTCTGGGATTATGGCTGATTAAATGGGGCATTCGACAGATGCAGGGAGCAGTATCATTTAACAACATTGACAGCGGGACAAAGGTTAAATTGGTGTTACCAACTACTGGCTGA
- a CDS encoding transposase yields MELIYDEHAAQLRIKHPVPIQPDKIREQREDAFTHTLDTGDTAQTAAIDVGANSTLFVVTEDGNAAVSHACPEFERLQSYSGRIAGLQSELLSKESTSRLIQRLYDTRTRKCDHSRNSAVNHIADWLLERNVDAVYVGDLTDVLDTHWSAAVNQKNHAFWSYRQLSARIDLTLSDVGIVFQEVSEADSSSECPECGSSEVARNGDSFRCHDCRLDAHSDVAGTWNILQSEGGPMARPAALSAERDRSAPTEGAYWGWNGHSWTPVDFGKQLRPPDQPSVSEPANSQPG; encoded by the coding sequence TTGGAACTCATCTATGACGAACACGCTGCCCAGCTTCGTATCAAGCATCCTGTCCCCATTCAACCAGACAAGATCCGTGAACAGCGAGAGGATGCCTTCACTCACACACTCGACACCGGGGACACGGCGCAGACAGCCGCCATCGACGTAGGTGCGAACAGTACGTTGTTTGTTGTCACAGAAGACGGTAATGCTGCTGTGTCCCATGCCTGCCCGGAATTTGAGCGGCTTCAGAGCTATTCGGGACGAATCGCAGGACTCCAATCGGAGCTTCTAAGCAAAGAATCCACAAGTCGCCTGATTCAACGACTGTATGACACTCGCACCCGAAAGTGCGACCACAGTCGAAATTCGGCGGTGAACCACATTGCTGACTGGCTACTCGAACGGAATGTTGACGCGGTGTACGTTGGTGATTTGACCGATGTGCTGGACACGCATTGGAGTGCTGCGGTAAACCAGAAAAATCACGCTTTTTGGTCGTATCGGCAACTCTCGGCTCGGATCGATCTGACACTCAGTGATGTTGGGATTGTGTTCCAGGAAGTGAGTGAAGCCGATTCGAGTAGCGAGTGTCCCGAGTGCGGAAGTAGTGAGGTGGCTCGCAATGGCGATTCATTCCGGTGTCATGATTGTCGGTTGGATGCACACAGCGACGTGGCAGGGACGTGGAACATCTTGCAGTCTGAAGGAGGGCCGATGGCCCGGCCCGCTGCCCTGTCTGCTGAGCGCGACAGGAGCGCACCCACCGAAGGGGCATACTGGGGGTGGAATGGACACAGCTGGACACCCGTCGATTTTGGGAAACAGTTGCGTCCGCCCGACCAACCCAGCGTCAGCGAACCCGCAAATTCACAGCCGGGGTAA
- a CDS encoding TrmB family transcriptional regulator translates to MTNNSDYEKAIEILQELGLREYEAESFVALTRTTSATAKDISAISDVPRTRVYDAVRVLESKGLVEVHHTSPQVFRAVSVDAAIDILRREYQSQTDRLQTILHRLEPIPLEEEPDVSQEVWSISGKKAIYSHINSLLNEADSEIVVLFGQEALMSDTVIQLLQDVSDMNVSLTIGTTSEQTSDKLSSTLPDAEVFTSNLTWLDESYEDDSTAIGQILLVDRSKLLVSSYDQNFKQQSRQAIVGSGFSNGVVAIIRRLMLSGIQTDS, encoded by the coding sequence ATGACCAACAATTCGGATTACGAGAAAGCTATAGAAATCTTACAGGAACTTGGTCTTCGAGAATATGAGGCTGAATCGTTTGTTGCACTTACTCGAACGACAAGTGCAACAGCCAAAGATATTAGTGCTATTTCAGATGTGCCCCGAACACGGGTCTACGATGCGGTTCGAGTGCTTGAATCCAAAGGACTTGTTGAGGTACATCACACAAGTCCACAGGTGTTTCGGGCAGTCTCTGTTGACGCTGCAATTGATATTTTAAGACGAGAATATCAGTCACAGACTGACCGACTACAGACAATTCTACACCGACTAGAGCCAATTCCACTCGAGGAAGAACCAGATGTCAGTCAGGAGGTATGGAGTATAAGCGGCAAAAAGGCAATCTACAGTCACATCAACTCGTTACTCAATGAAGCAGATAGTGAGATTGTTGTCTTATTCGGTCAGGAAGCACTGATGTCTGATACAGTCATTCAATTACTTCAGGATGTATCCGATATGAATGTCTCACTTACAATTGGAACAACCAGCGAACAGACCTCTGATAAACTCAGTTCGACTCTACCGGACGCTGAGGTATTTACATCTAATCTCACATGGCTGGATGAAAGCTATGAAGATGATTCAACAGCTATCGGACAAATACTTTTAGTTGATCGATCAAAACTGCTTGTCAGCTCATACGATCAAAATTTTAAGCAACAAAGTAGACAGGCGATTGTCGGGAGTGGGTTTAGCAATGGGGTTGTTGCCATTATCCGCCGATTAATGCTATCTGGGATACAGACCGACAGTTGA
- the mgtE gene encoding magnesium transporter — translation MESAPEIIRPVVSEEYIAVDDDAFVEDAVEKMRSFSPRDDATTVYYVYVTDENNQLVGVVSTRQLLNAEPDTVVSELMESDVIDVKIDDDPEDVANLIRETDFPALPAVDNGKLVGVIRADDIVDVMEEEATEDMFKRAGFAGIEADRSLDVLESSIGRILQLRLPWLIVALAGGLLAALVIGGYEEELEAVTALAFFIPVIMDMGGNVGTQASTIFVRGLAVGHIDDRNAMRHFAREGLIGGVIGLIVGFLGAAGAYLWQGVYAGNDFAPELTLVVFVSLVAVCVIASVVGYVIPWIIHKLGYDPAAASDPLITTVKDVTALIIYFSLAAFLLAELI, via the coding sequence ATGGAGAGCGCACCTGAGATAATTCGACCAGTTGTATCGGAGGAATACATAGCTGTCGACGACGATGCGTTTGTTGAAGATGCAGTTGAGAAAATGCGGTCCTTTTCACCAAGAGACGACGCAACGACGGTATATTATGTTTATGTCACTGATGAGAACAACCAGTTAGTTGGTGTTGTATCAACTCGACAGCTACTGAATGCTGAACCAGATACTGTTGTGTCTGAGTTGATGGAAAGTGACGTTATTGATGTTAAGATTGATGACGATCCTGAGGATGTAGCTAATCTGATTCGTGAGACAGATTTCCCAGCATTACCTGCTGTTGATAACGGAAAGTTGGTTGGAGTGATCCGAGCCGACGATATCGTTGATGTAATGGAAGAAGAGGCAACGGAGGACATGTTCAAACGAGCAGGATTTGCAGGCATTGAGGCAGATCGAAGTCTTGATGTGCTTGAATCATCGATCGGCCGCATCCTTCAGCTTCGACTTCCATGGCTAATCGTCGCCCTTGCCGGAGGTCTTCTGGCTGCACTTGTCATCGGTGGGTATGAAGAAGAACTTGAAGCTGTTACTGCACTAGCCTTTTTTATCCCAGTTATCATGGACATGGGAGGAAACGTTGGAACTCAAGCGTCTACCATCTTCGTTCGTGGACTTGCGGTCGGACACATCGATGATCGCAACGCAATGCGGCACTTCGCCCGTGAAGGACTGATTGGCGGGGTTATTGGTTTGATCGTTGGATTCCTAGGTGCTGCAGGCGCGTATCTCTGGCAAGGCGTGTACGCAGGTAACGACTTCGCCCCAGAACTGACGTTAGTTGTCTTCGTCAGTCTTGTGGCCGTCTGTGTCATTGCCTCCGTAGTCGGATATGTCATACCATGGATTATCCATAAGCTTGGATACGATCCGGCAGCGGCGTCTGACCCACTGATTACGACGGTCAAGGACGTGACTGCATTGATTATTTACTTCAGTCTCGCGGCTTTCCTACTCGCAGAACTTATTTAG
- the hemG gene encoding protoporphyrinogen oxidase, protein MHVGVIGAGISGLIVTHELRKHGVDVTTFEARERPGGIVQSRIVDGHVLELGPQRLRLVPSLSSLINELGLDNELRRGHEDYPLFIHHDDDLHVVPLSLREVITTDLISFQGKVRALKEPFTPPQQPNESVDTFLTRKFGAEIARRWLGPLYSGLYGTDTDEMLMRYSLGRALNKADINGSILLSGLQKVLKGRNTPPVYTLDSGLGTLTKQLYQVNSDTIELDTPVKSVQRQNGDYIINTSTHETAVDELVITTPANQASTFLRPCDSQLADLLQQFNYNTIGMVFLKSPFDGEGIGTLVPSDSSVSISGLTWNHSFLDRDRLFTAYVDTNSFPRMADASDKELGEVAATAFTDITGAPASPITVHRWSPGMPAYDTSWTALDEISLPSNLHFCASFTDRPGIIGRVRNASRLADILADKQN, encoded by the coding sequence ATGCACGTCGGTGTTATTGGAGCAGGGATCTCTGGCCTAATAGTTACACATGAGCTTAGAAAGCATGGTGTTGATGTCACGACGTTTGAAGCTCGTGAGCGTCCTGGGGGAATCGTTCAAAGTCGTATTGTCGATGGACATGTTCTTGAACTGGGACCTCAGCGATTGCGACTGGTTCCCTCGCTTTCATCGCTTATTAATGAGCTTGGTCTTGATAACGAGTTACGTCGTGGCCATGAGGACTACCCTCTTTTTATACACCATGATGATGACCTTCACGTTGTTCCTCTTTCTCTCCGAGAGGTGATCACCACCGATTTGATAAGTTTCCAGGGCAAGGTTCGTGCTCTGAAAGAGCCTTTCACTCCTCCACAACAGCCTAACGAGTCCGTTGATACGTTTCTGACCAGAAAGTTTGGGGCAGAGATTGCGCGCCGATGGCTCGGGCCGTTGTACAGTGGCCTATATGGCACAGACACTGATGAAATGTTAATGAGGTATTCACTGGGCAGAGCTCTAAACAAAGCAGATATCAACGGGAGTATCCTACTTAGTGGCCTGCAAAAAGTTCTGAAGGGACGGAATACGCCCCCAGTGTATACGCTTGATTCTGGCCTTGGAACACTAACCAAACAATTATACCAGGTCAATTCAGATACAATTGAGCTTGATACCCCCGTGAAATCTGTCCAACGGCAAAATGGCGATTACATAATCAACACGTCAACACATGAAACAGCGGTTGACGAGCTTGTCATTACTACTCCTGCTAACCAAGCTAGTACATTTTTAAGACCATGTGACTCTCAACTTGCCGACTTACTTCAACAATTTAATTATAACACTATTGGAATGGTGTTTCTCAAATCGCCATTTGACGGGGAGGGTATTGGGACCCTTGTTCCATCAGATAGTTCCGTTTCGATTAGTGGACTTACATGGAACCATAGCTTTCTGGATCGTGATAGGCTTTTTACGGCATATGTAGATACAAATAGTTTTCCACGGATGGCAGATGCCTCAGATAAAGAGTTGGGTGAAGTTGCTGCGACTGCATTTACTGACATTACCGGAGCTCCAGCATCGCCAATTACAGTACATCGATGGAGCCCTGGAATGCCAGCGTACGATACTTCATGGACAGCACTTGACGAGATATCTTTACCAAGCAACCTCCACTTTTGTGCGAGTTTTACGGATCGTCCGGGTATCATCGGACGTGTCCGAAATGCTTCGAGATTAGCGGATATCCTTGCTGACAAGCAAAATTAG
- a CDS encoding universal stress protein, whose protein sequence is MNSSKPTVLVPVDASDPETYDRSIVNLFQTAKVIILGWYPVPDQSAPSQLRNQFEDEAKQNIADLKQAFETADIEVETLVAFSHSRPKSVDKAAEQTQADFVLTPGKADQFDRIVVSIRGEVNLTRITSVVGPLLSQHDGEVTIFGVIAPESDEEDTRQLMNTAVSEFVDAGIDESRITWETAQSDNVTEQVETFVSGYDLLIIGESEPSLASLTIGTIPERIINAVSIPVLVVRNQDDSNNVSQ, encoded by the coding sequence ATGAATAGTAGCAAACCGACGGTCCTCGTCCCGGTTGATGCGTCAGATCCAGAGACATATGACCGGTCTATTGTTAATCTTTTCCAGACTGCAAAAGTGATCATCTTGGGATGGTATCCGGTCCCCGATCAGTCTGCTCCATCTCAATTGCGCAATCAGTTTGAAGATGAAGCGAAGCAAAACATTGCTGACCTCAAGCAGGCATTTGAGACGGCTGATATCGAAGTTGAGACTCTAGTTGCGTTTTCGCACAGCCGTCCGAAGAGCGTTGATAAGGCAGCTGAACAAACACAGGCAGACTTTGTGCTGACTCCTGGGAAAGCAGACCAATTTGACCGGATTGTAGTCTCAATCCGAGGGGAGGTAAATCTTACTCGTATCACTTCGGTCGTGGGACCATTGCTGTCACAGCATGATGGTGAAGTAACAATTTTTGGTGTGATCGCACCAGAATCTGATGAAGAAGACACGCGTCAACTGATGAATACAGCTGTTTCTGAATTTGTTGATGCAGGCATCGATGAAAGTCGGATCACGTGGGAGACAGCACAATCAGACAATGTAACTGAGCAAGTTGAAACGTTTGTGTCTGGCTACGATTTACTCATTATCGGAGAATCAGAGCCGTCACTTGCCAGTCTAACAATTGGAACAATTCCAGAACGGATTATCAATGCTGTCTCAATACCAGTGTTGGTTGTGCGGAATCAAGATGATTCAAACAATGTATCACAGTAA
- a CDS encoding cell surface protein: MPKVEVTIPDHLEMQIAQLVEKGEFLNQEEAVEELLSTGIKAYKTSGPSDEDDEPSGFEDDGMMGHDDEYVF; encoded by the coding sequence ATGCCTAAAGTTGAAGTTACTATTCCCGATCATCTCGAGATGCAGATTGCACAATTAGTTGAAAAAGGCGAATTCCTAAATCAGGAGGAAGCAGTTGAAGAACTGCTCTCAACAGGAATCAAGGCGTACAAGACTAGTGGTCCATCCGATGAAGATGACGAGCCAAGTGGGTTCGAAGATGACGGGATGATGGGCCACGACGATGAGTATGTTTTCTAA